The following coding sequences are from one Rathayibacter sp. VKM Ac-2760 window:
- a CDS encoding DUF3145 domain-containing protein, which produces MLFVHSAPRALCPHLEWGTGRALGRAVNFTWIEQPVQRGAQRAEFAWEGPVGTGAQIASALRGWADVRYEVTEDPSRGVDGGRWMHTPELGIFYAQTDSAGSTVIPEDRIRAAMETAGADPIELHRELRLALGQAWDDELEPFRAASDFAPVVWMHSVG; this is translated from the coding sequence GTGCTTTTCGTGCACTCCGCCCCCCGCGCGCTCTGCCCTCACCTCGAGTGGGGGACAGGACGCGCTCTCGGCCGTGCCGTGAACTTCACCTGGATCGAGCAGCCCGTGCAGCGCGGCGCCCAGCGCGCCGAGTTCGCCTGGGAGGGTCCGGTCGGCACGGGCGCGCAGATCGCCTCCGCGCTCCGCGGCTGGGCCGACGTCCGCTACGAGGTCACCGAGGACCCGTCGCGCGGCGTCGACGGCGGTCGCTGGATGCACACCCCCGAGCTCGGCATCTTCTACGCCCAGACCGACAGCGCCGGCAGCACCGTCATCCCCGAGGACCGCATCCGCGCCGCCATGGAGACCGCCGGCGCCGATCCCATCGAGCTGCACCGCGAACTCCGCCTCGCCCTCGGCCAGGCCTGGGACGACGAGCTCGAGCCCTTCCGCGCGGCGAGCGACTTCGCGCCGGTCGTCTGGATGCACAGCGTCGGCTGA